In Alkalihalobacillus sp. FSL W8-0930, a single window of DNA contains:
- a CDS encoding N-acetyldiaminopimelate deacetylase, with the protein MKTEELIALRRRFHQIPEIGFNEFKTQQLILEILEPMAQEYWKIKLWRTGVLVYIQGSDPKQTLAYRADMDGLPIAERSGIETFASEHDNMMHACGHDFHMTIALGVLSHVSTHQPKDNLVFVFQPAEEGPGGAKPMLDEQVLKDFWPDQMVALHIAPELPVGTVSTREGLLFANTSELFIDLKGKGGHAAYPHTARDMVVAASHFVTQLQTIVARNINPLDSGVVTIGVIQGGTKQNIIAESARVEGTIRSLSIESMIEMKRRIEAIAKGIEASFECELTIDYGSNYCQVSNHSAITKEYMSFAEADKNVSFVEAPAAMTGEDFGYFLEQIPGFMFWLGVNSPYGLHDARLLPDEAAIQIAVNHLIEYFTWKMDQA; encoded by the coding sequence ATGAAAACCGAAGAATTAATTGCTTTAAGACGCCGTTTTCACCAGATCCCAGAAATCGGGTTTAACGAGTTTAAAACGCAGCAACTTATTTTAGAAATACTTGAACCAATGGCCCAAGAGTATTGGAAGATAAAACTGTGGCGTACAGGTGTACTTGTATATATACAAGGATCTGACCCGAAGCAAACCCTTGCTTATAGAGCAGATATGGACGGATTACCAATTGCTGAACGTTCAGGTATCGAGACGTTTGCTTCAGAGCATGACAACATGATGCATGCGTGCGGACATGACTTTCATATGACGATTGCCCTAGGTGTGCTTTCACACGTTTCAACACACCAACCGAAAGATAACCTCGTATTTGTGTTTCAACCAGCGGAAGAGGGACCTGGTGGCGCGAAACCAATGCTTGATGAACAGGTACTAAAGGATTTTTGGCCAGATCAAATGGTTGCTTTGCATATCGCACCAGAGCTCCCAGTAGGTACTGTTTCAACACGTGAAGGGCTGCTTTTTGCCAACACCTCAGAGTTATTTATTGATCTAAAAGGCAAAGGCGGACATGCTGCCTATCCACATACAGCCCGTGATATGGTTGTCGCGGCGAGTCATTTTGTGACACAGCTACAAACCATTGTTGCCCGAAATATCAATCCACTCGATTCAGGTGTCGTGACAATTGGAGTCATTCAAGGTGGGACGAAGCAGAATATCATTGCGGAGTCAGCGAGAGTAGAAGGGACCATTCGAAGCCTCTCTATTGAATCGATGATCGAAATGAAACGTCGGATTGAGGCAATCGCAAAAGGAATTGAAGCTTCCTTTGAATGTGAGCTGACAATTGATTACGGAAGCAATTACTGTCAAGTATCTAATCATTCTGCGATCACTAAAGAATATATGAGCTTTGCTGAAGCAGATAAGAATGTCTCTTTTGTAGAGGCACCAGCAGCTATGACCGGTGAAGACTTTGGTTACTTCCTCGAGCAGATTCCTGGATTTATGTTCTGGTTAGGGGTTAACAGTCCATACGGGCTGCATGATGCGCGCCTGCTCCCAGACGAGGCTGCGATCCAAATAGCTGTCAATCATCTAATTGAGTACTTTACGTGGAAGATGGACCAAGCATAA
- a CDS encoding acetylornithine transaminase, with the protein MSDWNERNHQALMNTYGRLPLVIERGEGAELIDEDGKRYLDFITGLAVNILGHSHPDIVQTLKDQGEKFLHISNLYVNKPAVELAERLIQETFPGRVFYTNSGAEATEAVVKLIHKWTKTQKEKDGIVVLKKSFHGRTLGALKLTRQPGVYQDFPVSDFPVYDVEPHDLEALETILREEKPAALLMEPVLGSGGVLPLEASYIEQAAALCETYGVLFCMDEIQTGIGRTGELFAYQHTAVQPDVVLFAKGIGGGLPLGGIIVKEAHKDLFKPGDHGTTFAPSPLSSALGNTVLKLLLDDGVLADGKRASKILLDGLEGLKKEHTDKIESIRGLGMMIGVVTKLEPKSVKQIQHKLIERGMLVDVTQQTIIRLLPPLIVSDEQIHDFLTLFNEVLQEVNE; encoded by the coding sequence ATGTCAGATTGGAACGAGCGAAATCATCAGGCACTTATGAATACATATGGTAGACTGCCTCTAGTGATCGAACGGGGAGAGGGCGCAGAGTTAATCGATGAGGATGGAAAACGATATCTTGATTTTATTACCGGCTTGGCAGTAAATATTTTAGGTCATTCGCATCCTGACATTGTTCAGACATTAAAAGATCAGGGGGAAAAGTTTCTTCATATCTCAAACCTATATGTGAACAAACCAGCTGTTGAACTGGCTGAACGACTGATTCAAGAAACATTCCCAGGTAGAGTTTTTTATACAAATTCAGGTGCGGAAGCGACAGAAGCTGTGGTTAAGCTTATTCATAAATGGACAAAAACACAGAAAGAGAAAGATGGAATCGTTGTCCTGAAGAAAAGCTTTCACGGTCGTACACTTGGTGCTCTAAAGCTAACAAGACAGCCAGGCGTCTATCAAGACTTTCCTGTAAGTGATTTTCCTGTGTATGATGTGGAACCGCATGACTTGGAAGCCTTGGAAACGATCTTACGCGAAGAGAAACCGGCTGCTCTTTTAATGGAGCCTGTTTTAGGCTCGGGTGGCGTGCTTCCTTTAGAGGCATCATACATCGAGCAAGCAGCAGCTTTATGTGAAACGTATGGTGTGCTTTTTTGTATGGACGAAATTCAAACAGGAATCGGACGAACAGGCGAGCTTTTTGCATACCAGCATACGGCGGTTCAACCGGATGTTGTGCTTTTTGCAAAAGGGATCGGAGGAGGACTACCTCTAGGTGGAATTATCGTGAAAGAAGCCCATAAGGACTTGTTTAAGCCTGGGGATCATGGGACAACATTTGCACCATCCCCGCTTAGTTCGGCTCTTGGTAATACGGTACTCAAGCTGCTTCTTGATGATGGTGTGCTTGCTGACGGAAAACGTGCGTCTAAGATTCTATTAGATGGCCTTGAAGGGTTGAAGAAAGAACATACAGATAAGATCGAGTCAATTCGTGGCTTAGGAATGATGATTGGTGTGGTCACGAAGCTTGAGCCGAAATCGGTCAAGCAGATTCAGCACAAGCTTATTGAGAGAGGAATGCTAGTGGATGTTACCCAACAAACGATCATCCGACTATTACCTCCGCTTATTGTAAGTGATGAACAGATCCACGATTTCTTAACATTGTTTAATGAAGTATTACAAGAGGTGAACGAATGA
- the dapD gene encoding 2,3,4,5-tetrahydropyridine-2,6-dicarboxylate N-acetyltransferase, with translation MNQMDANEIIKFISESKKKTPVKVHIKGNLEGISFGEDTKAFINGQTGVVFGEWDEINAVLEENQANIEDYVVENDRRHSAIPLLDLKGIEARIEPGAIIRDQVEIGKGAVIMMGASINIGAVIGEGTMIDMNAVLGGRATVGKNCHVGAGSVLAGVIEPPSAKPVIVEDDVVIGANVVVLEGVTVGKGAVVAAGAIVTEDVPSNTVVAGTPARVIKEIDEKTKGKTEIKQELRRLND, from the coding sequence ATGAATCAAATGGATGCAAACGAAATTATTAAGTTTATCTCTGAAAGTAAAAAGAAAACACCTGTAAAAGTACATATCAAAGGAAACCTTGAGGGGATTTCTTTTGGCGAAGATACAAAAGCCTTTATAAATGGACAAACCGGGGTTGTCTTTGGTGAGTGGGACGAAATCAACGCAGTTCTTGAAGAAAATCAAGCGAACATTGAAGACTATGTTGTTGAAAACGATCGTCGTCATTCTGCTATTCCACTTCTAGACCTTAAAGGAATTGAAGCGCGTATTGAGCCAGGTGCAATTATCCGTGATCAAGTAGAAATCGGAAAAGGCGCAGTGATCATGATGGGTGCAAGCATTAACATCGGTGCTGTAATCGGTGAAGGAACAATGATCGACATGAACGCTGTTCTTGGTGGACGTGCAACAGTTGGTAAGAACTGCCACGTTGGTGCGGGATCTGTTCTTGCTGGTGTCATTGAGCCACCATCTGCTAAGCCTGTTATCGTAGAAGATGATGTTGTGATTGGTGCAAACGTTGTGGTTCTTGAAGGCGTAACAGTAGGTAAGGGAGCCGTTGTCGCTGCTGGAGCCATTGTTACAGAGGATGTACCTTCAAATACTGTAGTTGCTGGTACACCTGCACGCGTAATCAAAGAAATTGATGAAAAAACAAAAGGTAAAACAGAAATTAAACAAGAACTACGTCGTTTAAACGACTAA
- a CDS encoding AEC family transporter, with product MTIFIQVVLPVILIFMIGYILQRVAKVDIRPISTMAIYVMTPCLVFKTFYETELNSQYSYMVLFSFILMFLIIFICKIYTKIRKIDLSTENALILSTAFMNTGNYGTPIILFAYGESGFQFAISAMVLQSILMNFFGVYYAVKGKAGIRIAMKSVAKMPASYAAIFALILNFTQVKIPDNLFGTVDLISDAAIPMVMVILGMQLAMIKWGNFDWGNITFSVILRMFISPVLAWVLVSLMPLDPLLGKVLIVSAAMPSAATIVMYAVQFQAQPKLVSSVTLITTLISIPTITILIMILG from the coding sequence TTGACAATATTTATTCAAGTGGTTTTACCTGTTATTTTGATTTTTATGATTGGGTATATTCTTCAACGTGTGGCAAAGGTCGATATCCGTCCTATTTCTACTATGGCCATTTATGTGATGACGCCTTGTCTTGTGTTTAAGACCTTTTATGAAACAGAGTTAAATAGCCAATATAGTTATATGGTTCTCTTTTCATTTATACTAATGTTTCTCATTATTTTTATTTGTAAGATCTATACGAAAATCCGAAAGATTGATCTATCCACGGAAAATGCACTCATCTTATCGACAGCGTTCATGAACACCGGAAACTATGGTACACCGATTATTTTGTTCGCCTACGGGGAATCTGGTTTTCAATTTGCTATCTCTGCCATGGTGCTTCAATCCATCCTAATGAATTTCTTTGGAGTCTATTATGCGGTTAAAGGAAAAGCCGGTATCCGCATAGCGATGAAGTCTGTTGCGAAAATGCCTGCTTCGTATGCCGCGATTTTTGCTCTCATTCTTAATTTTACTCAAGTGAAGATACCTGACAATTTGTTTGGAACCGTAGATCTTATTTCAGATGCTGCGATCCCAATGGTTATGGTCATTTTAGGTATGCAGCTTGCGATGATCAAATGGGGGAATTTCGATTGGGGTAATATAACCTTTAGTGTGATTCTGCGTATGTTCATCTCACCTGTGCTTGCTTGGGTGTTAGTCTCACTGATGCCGCTTGACCCATTACTTGGTAAAGTACTTATTGTATCTGCAGCGATGCCATCAGCCGCAACGATTGTGATGTATGCTGTCCAATTTCAAGCGCAGCCTAAGCTTGTTTCAAGTGTTACCTTAATTACAACTCTTATCAGTATTCCGACGATTACGATCCTAATTATGATCCTTGGATGA
- a CDS encoding HD domain-containing phosphohydrolase produces MRYTTIELTQANEKLGKQIYTSDGRVLLNEGASLTPALISRLKRLGIKAVYLQDPFDNEIKKEDLVSEEVKRATFANLTESFQFVQEGQDFELKSVQQSVKQIVEEILNHSQSLLSLTDMRTEDNGLFVHSLNVCMISTIVGVRLGLPRAKLYELATGALMHDIGKMASLKDNEPKVVMGDHHTWRGFNVLRKNSEMSALSAHIALSHHEHVDGSGIPRQLLEKDIHVFAKIVAVANAFDHLISPLRPGGRMLPHEACEIIMGLTGVRYGHQIVSHFLKTIAFYPTGIQVVLSTGEYGVVSAQNDGIPQRPFVRIFKAEGHGHGEFQAVDINLVKHPTVFIEKIVD; encoded by the coding sequence ATGCGCTATACGACCATAGAACTCACGCAGGCTAATGAAAAATTAGGCAAACAAATTTATACAAGTGATGGCAGGGTATTATTAAATGAAGGCGCGTCTCTGACACCGGCATTGATTAGTCGCTTAAAGCGCTTAGGAATCAAAGCCGTTTATCTTCAGGACCCCTTTGACAATGAAATAAAAAAAGAAGATCTTGTTTCAGAGGAAGTGAAACGAGCAACCTTTGCAAATTTAACCGAGTCTTTTCAATTTGTACAAGAAGGCCAAGACTTTGAACTAAAATCAGTCCAGCAATCAGTAAAGCAGATCGTCGAAGAAATCCTCAATCACAGTCAGTCTCTATTAAGTTTAACGGACATGAGAACCGAGGATAATGGGTTGTTTGTTCATTCCCTAAATGTGTGTATGATCTCAACCATTGTTGGGGTTCGTCTCGGATTACCGAGAGCGAAGCTGTATGAGCTTGCAACAGGTGCGCTAATGCATGATATCGGCAAGATGGCTTCCTTAAAAGATAACGAACCAAAAGTCGTGATGGGGGATCATCATACTTGGAGAGGATTTAATGTCTTACGTAAAAATAGTGAAATGAGTGCCCTTTCTGCTCACATTGCTCTTTCTCATCATGAACATGTAGATGGAAGCGGGATTCCTCGTCAGTTACTAGAAAAGGATATTCACGTATTTGCAAAGATTGTTGCAGTAGCGAATGCGTTTGATCATCTAATCAGCCCGCTTAGACCGGGTGGACGGATGCTGCCACATGAAGCGTGCGAAATCATTATGGGTTTAACGGGTGTGCGTTACGGCCATCAAATCGTGTCACACTTCCTTAAAACGATTGCCTTTTATCCGACAGGCATCCAGGTGGTTTTGTCGACAGGCGAATATGGGGTCGTATCCGCGCAAAATGATGGCATCCCACAACGACCATTTGTGCGTATTTTTAAGGCAGAAGGCCACGGGCACGGAGAGTTTCAAGCAGTCGATATCAATCTAGTCAAACACCCAACCGTTTTCATTGAGAAGATTGTAGACTAA
- a CDS encoding mechanosensitive ion channel family protein, with product MERLNQYVEKLINLDWINIGLSIAIFLVFLVFRKMFTTLTKKLVLGLSKRSSTKVIRDVLKSYEKPLRFLFVIIGTYLALQYLDYSTLTDQRPIQRLYRSFIIFTIGWGLYNYMTYYSNAVTNIAKKAELQEESMLIPFVSKILRVLVVIVTFIIILDNWGFNISTFVAGLGIGGLAFALAAQDTIGNFFGGIIIITERPFKKGDWIETPTVEGGVEDITFRSTKIRTFSDTLVVIPNSTLANEAITNWTEMGRRRVYFSLGIRQSTSSKKLQTLRDRIDHELKLFEDIATDTVIVRFEEFAESSYNLMVTYFTETNQWAPFMEIREKAHFRILEVLEEEGIHVSAPANLVMSEEPLDVVNHEVKE from the coding sequence ATGGAACGCTTGAACCAATACGTAGAAAAACTAATTAACCTGGACTGGATAAATATTGGCTTATCAATTGCCATCTTTTTAGTGTTCTTGGTTTTTAGAAAAATGTTCACAACTTTAACAAAAAAATTAGTATTAGGCTTATCAAAACGCTCGTCAACTAAAGTCATTCGAGATGTATTAAAATCGTATGAAAAGCCATTGCGCTTCTTATTTGTAATAATCGGTACATATCTGGCCTTGCAATACTTAGATTACTCAACCTTAACGGATCAACGTCCAATCCAGAGGTTATATCGGTCATTCATTATTTTCACCATAGGGTGGGGCTTATATAATTACATGACTTATTACTCAAATGCGGTTACGAACATTGCAAAAAAAGCAGAGCTTCAAGAAGAAAGCATGCTCATTCCCTTTGTTTCAAAAATTCTTCGAGTCTTAGTAGTGATTGTAACCTTCATCATCATCCTCGACAATTGGGGCTTTAACATTAGTACCTTTGTTGCTGGTCTTGGTATCGGTGGACTAGCCTTTGCCCTTGCTGCACAGGACACAATTGGGAACTTCTTTGGTGGAATTATCATCATTACAGAACGTCCATTTAAAAAAGGGGACTGGATTGAAACACCAACGGTTGAAGGTGGAGTAGAGGATATCACATTTAGAAGTACAAAAATCCGCACCTTCTCCGATACATTAGTTGTTATTCCAAACTCAACGCTAGCAAATGAAGCCATTACGAACTGGACAGAGATGGGCAGAAGACGTGTTTATTTTAGCTTAGGCATTAGACAGTCTACCTCTAGTAAGAAGCTACAGACGCTTAGAGATCGGATTGATCATGAGCTTAAATTATTCGAAGACATTGCAACTGACACAGTCATTGTCAGGTTTGAAGAATTTGCTGAATCAAGCTACAACCTGATGGTTACTTATTTCACAGAAACAAATCAGTGGGCGCCGTTTATGGAAATACGAGAAAAAGCCCACTTCCGTATTCTTGAAGTACTAGAGGAAGAAGGCATCCATGTCTCCGCACCGGCTAATCTAGTCATGTCTGAAGAGCCACTTGATGTCGTAAACCATGAAGTAAAAGAATAG